A single Triticum dicoccoides isolate Atlit2015 ecotype Zavitan chromosome 2A, WEW_v2.0, whole genome shotgun sequence DNA region contains:
- the LOC119358994 gene encoding protein SRC2-like — MAHRVLELTLVSGQNLKDVNVFSRMEVYAITSVFGDPRTRRCSQVDRDGARHPRWDETFMFTVPPTAAKAAAAGAYLHVLLRTERLFGFDDRDVGEVFIPIADLLACACVGGPPRCESYPVRKVHCTEHRGMLTVAYRFGPVMVPLPHHQDEGSCSDDSTVVGCELPPWQYCPPTYVYAPEAAVPRYPQACARMPPAPKPAAGCGTAAASPAQKKYYVRNGSFALGLGTGLLSGGFGGMVFGDMPPSDKAAHDSGYKPTAADGAGVAF; from the coding sequence atggcgcacaggGTGCTGGAGCTGACGCTGGTGTCGGGTCAGAACCTGAAGGATGTCAACGTGTTCAGCCGCATGGAGGTGTACGCCATCACGTCCGTGTTCGGCGACCCTCGCACGCGGCGGTGCAGCCAGGTCGACCGCGACGGCGCCCGGCACCCGAGGTGGGACGAAACGTTCATGTTCACCGTCCCGCCCACGGCCGCCAAGGCCGCCGCCGCGGGCGCCTACCTCCACGTGCTCCTCCGCACGGAGCGCCTCTTCGGCTTCGACGACCGCGACGTCGGCGAGGTGTTCATCCCTATCGCCGACCTGCTGGCCTGCGCCTGCGTCGGCGGCCCGCCGCGGTGCGAGTCGTACCCGGTCCGGAAGGTGCACTGCACCGAGCACCGGGGCATGCTCACCGTGGCGTACCGCTTCGGCCCCGTGATGGTGCCGCTGCCTCATCATCAGGACGAAGGGTCGTGCTCGGACGACTCCACGGTGGTGGGGTGCGAGCTGCCGCCGTGGCAGTACTGTCCTCCAACGTACGTATACGCGCCGGAGGCGGCGGTGCCGCGCTACCCTCAGGCGTGTGCTCGCATGCCGCCGGCGCCCAAGCCAGCTGCCGGCTGTGGCACGGCCGCTGCGTCGCCAGCGCAGAAGAAGTATTACGTAAGGAACGGCAGCTTCGCGCTGGGGCTCGGGACGGGGCTGCTCAGCGGAGGCTTCGGGGGGATGGTGTTCGGCGACATGCCGCCGTCGGACAAGGCGGCTCATGACTCCGGGTACAAGCCCACGGCCGCCGACGGCGCAGGAGTTGCCTTCTGA